TAAAGATACAAATCCCCTCTCTGCCTGCTTCCGTTCTTTCTCCGGTCGAATCGCCCAAATCGCCGGGCGATTTCGGGATCAAGACAAGGAATTGCCTGTTGGGTTCCTCCTCGCGGAGCTTGTCGCGGTCGCCGATGAAGAATTCAGCGTCTGGGTCGGCGAATTCCAGCGTCGAAGCGTTGCAATCTCCTCGGGTCTTCACTGGGTGTCTCTCTGCAACAGAGATGGAGCTTTCTGAGGATTACACTTGCGTGATCGCTCATGGGCCAAACCCGAGGACGACCCATATCTTCGATGATTGTATTGTTGAAAGCTGCTGCGGCGCTCTCGGCTACTCGGCGACCAGGAAGGAAAATGGGTTGTTGCCCGATCGATCTAGCTACCCCTCTGAGAGTTTTCTCAGCTTCTGTTATGCTTGCAAGAAGAATCTTGGGCAGGGAAAAGACATTTACATGTACAGGTCGGCTCAAATTGTTTTCATTACTTGATCTGTTCTACGTAAATCTGATTACTTGCTTTGTTTTAATTCATGATAACATTTATAAAATTGGATTTGGAACACCGTCAAATCTAtattaagaaagaaaatttgCTTCAGTTTGGATGGTTCCTTGGGATCTTAAAACATTATATTATAAATAAGCCCCAATAGATCAACCTGTAATAAATTTTAGCGTATCTGTTTCTACTTATTTTAGTTCTGTTCTTGCCATTGAACTGAGCTTTAGTTTATCTTGTTTTGTGTACTTTTTGGGTTGATCTCTGTTTCTGCTTTTACAGCAGTCAGAGAAAGAAAGCAGTTTAATTTGACAGTTCTCTTCTTTTCAGGGGTGAGAAAGCTTTCTGCAGTAGCGAATGCCGATACCAGGAGATTCTACTGGAAGAGGAAATGGAGAAACAGGAATCCGATGACGTTTATGGTGCCTGTTCCTGAAAGTCATTTCAATTTCCCCTTTCTTCAAAGAGCCCATTTTGGAATTCACCAACTGCATAAAGAGTAATCTATGGATGTTAATCCATTAACATTTTGGAGACAGAGTAGCAGCAACCATATCTGGTtcttaattaatatatttttgtaCAATTGAATCTGTTCTGGTGTTTCCCCCTCATGACCCACTTGTTGAACTTTCTCATaccgtgtttttttttttttttttgggagtctCAAGGGATTAAAAGGCCGAGATATTGTAGAGTTTGATTTCGTTCAAGTGGTAATTAGATGATTGCTGGTGGGTTTGTCCACAGTTTTTGGCTTTGCAGTTCTGTGTTGATAATGATGATGGTGATTATGATATATGACTGAAGCTTGCGTTATCTTGTTTATGATCTCTGCTCATGCCCATTGTAGTTGAGTGGTTACTATCGGATTATTGAAGTGaataattttgttaaaaaaaaacaataatttaCAGTTCTGCACAGATTGGGAATATCTAGTTTTAAGTTTAAGACGttgtagtataaaattatattataatttgTTTAGATAGATTCAAATCTAAATGTGGTGAAGGAGGATTTCCCTGCGGTGAATGAAAGCATGTGCAAAAGATTTCCAGTTGTCCGGTGTGTGTGCGCGCACGCCCAGTTACCCAGATAGAATCCAAAGTTGCGAAGTTCAATTCAGATGCTGACCCCTTGAGAAATGAATGCGAGTGGGGGAGTCGATGTCCTCTTCATAGTAGTAAACTTGGTCACGAACTCTCAGTTCAGTCAGCTGACATTACGAGTTGATTGGAACAATAGGGAAACAAATGAGAGGAAAAAAGAGAGTCTTTTTctgattttaatattattttaattaaaattatttaaaaacaatTCGAatgcaaatttattttttgaattaatgcATTCCAAAAATTGGTttagtattttttaaataaaacatgtTGAACCTTTTTAATTTGAACTTAAAGCAATGGCCATTAAAAAAGGTTATACCAAGTTGTATTTTTAGTTAAAAAACACTTGAAATAAATAGTGTTTTTTGCTTGCCCTATGCAAAAGAGAAGTATAAGTGACGTCACCATTAAAAGATACTACACCAATTAGCATTTTTAGCTATAAATGTTGTTTCATCCTGCATTTTTTGTATGTCCCTTGTAGAAGAGTATACAATAGTGTTTTAAGCTGAAAAATACTGGATGAAATTCCCAATATTAAATAATGACAAATAATATCTCTCCATTCCAAAGTGATGATCTACTGatgaatatttttaatatttattttattatttttattgcacACAATTCAAGGTTTATGAATAAACTGATTTATGTAACCTTAAGATAGCagggttttgttttgttttttttttggcagTCTCTTGCATATCTCTCGGTCTCTAGGCTTTTTATTTTCACTTCTTTGGGAGGACTTTTTGTCATCCATCCCTTGTGAGTGCTCATTTttgttaataatattttattattttatcaaaaataggtttttctattttattcaaattaggaGGTAAGATCTTATTAGGACCAGGAGAGAAGTAACCcaacataattaatttaaacttcaataatgAACTTTCATTAGTAATTTACTTGAATCACAAGTCATGTAAATTACGAGCATTGGTTACTATAAA
This genomic stretch from Malania oleifera isolate guangnan ecotype guangnan chromosome 3, ASM2987363v1, whole genome shotgun sequence harbors:
- the LOC131151007 gene encoding FCS-Like Zinc finger 8 → MLRKRSRATTSKQALMADCGSLPSPTDKYRRPTSSFFSSPRLFTGFASKGFSDTEAAMSPTSTLDSKPFSAFRNPFWCDPNTPKTPEPDHKRHWEKLDSRPVGLGIVDALKDEKSDPRISKADSRMVLFGSQLKIQIPSLPASVLSPVESPKSPGDFGIKTRNCLLGSSSRSLSRSPMKNSASGSANSSVEALQSPRVFTGCLSATEMELSEDYTCVIAHGPNPRTTHIFDDCIVESCCGALGYSATRKENGLLPDRSSYPSESFLSFCYACKKNLGQGKDIYMYRGEKAFCSSECRYQEILLEEEMEKQESDDVYGACS